GCACTTGTCGCCTACCATCGTCTAGCTTCGCGCAATATCACTCTCATCCTTACGCAGATTTTATCACAATTATCCGACATTAAATCTCGCAGACGTTTCCTCGTCCGCGGCAAAAAACCTTACGCACAGACGCGCCATGTGAAGACGCCCAACTCGCAactaattgcaataaaatatcaattaaACGGGTTCTATGATCAATATCGACGACTCGTTTTAAACTAAGATTAGCCACTTAAGCCGGCAAAAACGCGGtacaaaaacacttttaaaaatcCTAAGCCATGCCAGgctacgacttttaattttactctCTATCTTAAGCAGTTTACAATTGTCCTTAAGTTCAAGAGCGTTACGTCAGCTAATAAATCCTCACTAATCGCTCAGTTTACATTTGCCGCAATACACTTGCATTGTTTGATCCTTTGGATGCGCTTCTTCCGGAACGGTGGCATCAGCGAAGGGCATTTCAAAGTAACACTGATCCAAGTGAACTTACTCGGACGACAAAAAGCACAAGCTTTGAAAGCTGGACCGTTCTGGTCCTCGTCCTCCGTCTCCTCACTCACTGGAATATGCCTGTGGCGCTTTTTCGGATTCTTCGGGATATAAAACGAGTTGCATTGTCCGTAACAAAACCGATTAATCACAGTACGAGTCAAACAACCCTCCTCCTTCACCTTCTGAATCAGTGGTTCAGTCTTACACCAATCCCTTTGCAAGTACTCTTTTTTCGTAACAAACAACGCATTTTTGCTCGATTTTAACAACTTGCGCCCGTTAAAACCTCTCAAATCTTGCAGAAGCTCAGTGGTACGGTACGGTTCCGAGTGGTTGTTCCTGCGCAAAAACGCGTTAAGATCAACTCGAGGGTTCTCCGTGCGAGGTGCTCTCTCCTCGTCCAGTAACTTCAATTTTTGGATTTCAAACTCCTGGTCTGGGGGTATAAAGTTCTCGTCGAGCTCGTTTTCCAAAAGATAACGTCGCTCCTCACGTGATATGTTGCGTTTTTTCTCAGCTAAAAGCCTCTCGACTTCTTTGGTGTTGATGATTTCGAGGATCGAGTCACTGGAAGGACTCCGAGACATACAAGTGATGATTTGGTGGCTGAAGAAGACGCAAAGGGCGAAAGGGATGCCGGAGAAAACCATctggaaataaaaattgagttgACCTGTGAAGCTACTATATGCCCACACAAAATCAGACAAGTTTGTACTCAATCTCCTCAAAAAGCTAATAGGTGGGTTGGCGTAATTGGCTGCAACGTTTTCGGGTTTTTTAATTGGTGATATGTAATAAAATCCTGACTAACTTATTGCTCCTCAATGTCAGTGCCAGTGTTTGGGATTTTATTGCAGTTTTTTACACTGATCATAAGCtggctaaataaataaacagaatgGCGCGTAAAAATTGTGAATCATGACTGACTGCAATAGAAACCGATGTGAAATGATCCGTTAAATTGCACTACTTCTTTGGTTTTGCCTTCGGCGTTAGGTATATGTGCTGCCAAGGTAATAAAGGTCTGACATTTTATACATAATAGGAAGTTATTTAAAGGCTGTAAAGATAGAGTAACTGCCCCTTTTATTGCTAAAGAATTAGCTTTCGAAGTGAGAAAACTATCAATTATATTTGACACCAAAGAAGCGTAAAAATCGAAATCGTACCTACTTATCATAAAATCTAAAACTCATTAGAAGCAATAATCAATAATACTAAAtgttaaattgaaatttattatatcaTCAAACCAATACAGTTAAGTTCGCTGTTAAATCTAATAAGAATCCAAATGGAATTCATATTTTGTACTTCTATTTACTTGcacagggtgctgcattttggatggccgaataggggatctccgaaactaacaggtttagagaaaaacgagcgACATATATTCAAATccgtttttaaagaaaataattttggtcaaaaccgcattctgctatcgttttttgttttcgacttataaacaaaagttgacattttagttaaatctttcttattataagagatacacatttgaagcaaagacattatacagacacttttttatagaaaatataataatgttatcagcgattttttttaccgcagatgagatttgattttggtgtttgtattgtcatttttttgtaaaatatttttttttgacaaacatTCATACTATTAATaagtattttcttttttcgacattttgtatttaattagaaaatagaatggCATTGTAaacttgccattttaaatctaaaaaaaaataatttttattaatcgcaaaaatttgatctaaaaataagctgtttttgaattaattagtgtttaaaaaatcattaaactaTAAATACTTGgtatgtaatatatttttcatagatttaattgaaaatccaaCATTTTCCATAgactactataaagaaaaagcgaaatgttgtttttttaatatgtaaaaataatgtattacacacatagacatatcaaatcaaaaaaaaatgagcttttaaaaaatatcacagccgcctatgattcctattgaaaaaaataaaactttatattatcacagctaaacgaatggttaaaaaaaatcgctggcaacattattaaattatctgtAAAAAAGTAATGTCTTTGTTCCAGATGTAtgtcttttataataagaaaacaatgtatttttttaaattt
The sequence above is a segment of the Tribolium castaneum strain GA2 chromosome 9, icTriCast1.1, whole genome shotgun sequence genome. Coding sequences within it:
- the LOC662541 gene encoding cerberus, which codes for MVFSGIPFALCVFFSHQIITCMSRSPSSDSILEIINTKEVERLLAEKKRNISREERRYLLENELDENFIPPDQEFEIQKLKLLDEERAPRTENPRVDLNAFLRRNNHSEPYRTTELLQDLRGFNGRKLLKSSKNALFVTKKEYLQRDWCKTEPLIQKVKEEGCLTRTVINRFCYGQCNSFYIPKNPKKRHRHIPVSEETEDEDQNGPAFKACAFCRPSKFTWISVTLKCPSLMPPFRKKRIQRIKQCKCIAANVN